TAATCTTTTCAGCTTAAAAATTCCTCACAACTCAGTCCTTGCAGGCAAAAATTTAGTGCAGAGCAATCTTGGACGGGTGCTTGGAATATCTGTCATAGGAATTACCAGAAAAGGGAGATCTCTCCTGGCTCCCTCTCCCTCCACCCACCTTGAACCGGGAGACATCCTTATCTGCGGCGGACAGGAAAGTCAGGTCCAGGAAATACTCAACTGGAGCACACTCAAGCCTGCAGAGTCTGATGAAAATATTTTGAAAATGCTCATGGCAGAGTACAAGACTGCCAGACTGTCTTTAAGCAAAGAATCAACTCTGGCTGGAAAAGCTTTATTGGAGTTTGACCTTTTTCATAAGTATGGACTGACCATCATTGGTCTGGTGAGTGATGCTGGGCTGGAAAAAACCAATCTTCAAGAGCAGATATTCACTACTGAGGACAGCATTCTGGTTATGGGAGATGAACAGTCTATCAGTTCAGCCCATAAGGACAACAACTTCTCATTGAGTGAACTTTCTGAATCAGAATTTCAAGTAATCAAGGAACTGAAAAACCACATCCTTGTCATGAACATTCCAGGGGATGTTTACCTGGATGAAATCTCTCTGGAGCAAAGCAGGCTTGGAAGCAATCTTGGTATAAGAGTACTTCTGATCAAGCGAATGGATGGAACGAGAATCAAACCCACCCAGGAAACACTTATCAAGCCGGGAGATGCACTGGTGGTTGCTGGAACTCATGAAAGACTGAACATTCTGAAAGGATTGGAAAAACTGGAAGTAAAAAAGGAAATAAATCAAGAAACGGACAGTCTTGAAAACGAGCAGGTAGGACTCATGGAAGTAATGCTTTCTCCCCACACCACACTGGTGGGCAAAACCTTAAGCCAGATCAGCTTCAGGGAAAAATACGGTCTCACTGTCATGGCTATATGGCGTGAAAGCAAGGCTGTTTATACTGATATAAGAAGCACCCCTCTTCGTCTGGGAGATGCTGTTCTGACCTATGGATCCAGAGAAAAACTGACAATGCTGGGAAAAGAACCTGACTTTCTGGTACTCACTGAGTCAGTTCAAAAACCTGTGCGCACTGAAAAGCTTTCCACCTCAGTTCTGCTAATGGCTGGAGTGCTACTTCCAGTAATCATGGGCTGGCTGCCCATCAGCATTGCTGCAGTCTGCGGAGCAGCCCTCATGGTTCTGACCAGGTGCCTGACCATGGAAGAGGCATACAGATACATAGAATGGAAAGCCATTTTTCTAATTGCCGGCATGATGCCCCTGGGAGTGGCCCTGGACCAGACCGGAGCTGCTGCCCTTATAGCTGAAAACATTGTATCTGTTGTTGGTCCTTATGGACCAAGAGCCGTGATGTTTGGCATGCTGGTCATGACCTTTGCAGCTACTTGCGTCATCCCTACTGCAGCTCTGGTGGTGCTCATGGTGCCCATAATACTTAGCGCATCAGCTGATATGGGAATATCTCCGTACCCAATGATGATGGCCATGTCCATGGCTGCATCAGCCAGCTTCATGACTCCCATTTCCCACCCGGCCAATGTTCTGGTTATGGGTCCTGGAGGCTACAA
The DNA window shown above is from Desulfonatronovibrio magnus and carries:
- a CDS encoding SLC13 family permease gives rise to the protein MTFEIVLVLIILIAAVFLLVTEWVPMEATALLVLSSLAITGLVSYSDALAGFSSSAVVTVWAVFILSGGLTQTGVANVIGKQVMHFSGKGEARLIVLIMLSSGIMSAFMNNVAVAALLLPVIMDITRKTGHSPSRLLMPLAYGCLLGGLTTQIGTPPNILVSEALRDNDLTPFTMFDFTPIGLTIMAGGITFLILVGRHLLPTQSMSGNKEKEKNLTEQYDIKSNLFSLKIPHNSVLAGKNLVQSNLGRVLGISVIGITRKGRSLLAPSPSTHLEPGDILICGGQESQVQEILNWSTLKPAESDENILKMLMAEYKTARLSLSKESTLAGKALLEFDLFHKYGLTIIGLVSDAGLEKTNLQEQIFTTEDSILVMGDEQSISSAHKDNNFSLSELSESEFQVIKELKNHILVMNIPGDVYLDEISLEQSRLGSNLGIRVLLIKRMDGTRIKPTQETLIKPGDALVVAGTHERLNILKGLEKLEVKKEINQETDSLENEQVGLMEVMLSPHTTLVGKTLSQISFREKYGLTVMAIWRESKAVYTDIRSTPLRLGDAVLTYGSREKLTMLGKEPDFLVLTESVQKPVRTEKLSTSVLLMAGVLLPVIMGWLPISIAAVCGAALMVLTRCLTMEEAYRYIEWKAIFLIAGMMPLGVALDQTGAAALIAENIVSVVGPYGPRAVMFGMLVMTFAATCVIPTAALVVLMVPIILSASADMGISPYPMMMAMSMAASASFMTPISHPANVLVMGPGGYKFVDYIKLGFPLTLVVLIILMFFLPIIWPLEII